A section of the Jaculus jaculus isolate mJacJac1 chromosome 6, mJacJac1.mat.Y.cur, whole genome shotgun sequence genome encodes:
- the Tmsb10 gene encoding thymosin beta-10: MADKPDMGEIASFDKAKLKKTETQEKNTLPTKETIEQEKRSEIS; encoded by the exons ATGGCAGACAAACCAGACATGGGGGAAATCGCCAGCTTCGATAAGGCCAAGCTGAAGAAAACCGAGACGCAGGAGAAAAACACCCTGCCGACCAAAGAGA CCATTGAACAGGAAAAGCGGAGTGAGATTTCCTAA